From Xiphophorus hellerii strain 12219 chromosome 6, Xiphophorus_hellerii-4.1, whole genome shotgun sequence, the proteins below share one genomic window:
- the ripk2 gene encoding receptor-interacting serine/threonine-protein kinase 2 — translation MEPHGAAGCVNIGTLTSTLPVIPYQKLTDLYYLSRGGFGTVFKAQHSDWRTTVAIKCLKLDSVGERERKCLLKEAEVLHKARFNHIIQIFGICNEPEFFCIVTEFMSNGSLDQLLHEKELYPVLAWPLRLRTLYEIALGVNFLHNMTPPLLHHDLKTQNILLDGEFHVKIADFGLSKWRQLSVSKGSGSKPTEMEGTVIYMPPEEYDPSKTRRADVKHDMYSYAIIMWEVLSRQIPYEEVTNPMQIMFGVLRGKRPDTSQDSLAADIPSRDTLISLMTSGWTSNPDERPSFLTCLIELEPMVRRFDEIDFLEAVLQIKKSKLSRSSGCCSAQPPMCKKSNEAASLNDLKEPVTPWPLGASQACCSGLYSPQEENVSLPGALISTSPASSEQSLPSSFIAPNLEHPQSLKDPCEVSIPNGFQSAKPMNDLNIPVTPAMPTMPTAEAGAAMQNLSLKVENSPPLHQSPPSRGPVAHWISTRREDIVLQMTEACLNQSLDALLARSMLMREDYELVVNQATRTAKVRQLLDNCHKHDEDFCRIVVRKLVENNQGGLKPYPPEIGSPVSAAVPSAPPFSASYSNYRNF, via the exons ATGGAGCCGCACGGGGCCGCGGGCTGCGTCAACATCGGGACCTTAACGAGCACTCTGCCGGTGATCCCCTACCAGAAGCTGACGGACCTTTACTACCTGAGCAGAGGGGGCTTCGGCACCGTCTTCAAGGCGCAGCACTCCGACTGGAGAACCACCGTGGCCATCAAATGCCTGAAGCTCGACTCGGTCGGAGAAAG AGAGAGGAAGTGCTTGCTGAAGGAGGCCGAGGTGCTCCACAAAGCCAGGTTTAACCACATCATCCAGATTTTTGGCATCTGCAACGAGCCCGAGTTCTTCTGCATAGTGACAGAGTTCATGAGCAACGGCTCTCTGGACCAGCTGCTTCACGAG AAGGAGCTGTACCCAGTCCTCGCCTGGCCTCTGCGCCTGAGGACTCTGTACGAGATCGCCCTGGGGGTCAACTTCCTCCACAACATGACCCCGCCTCTGTTGCATCACGACCTGAAGACGCAGAACATTCTGCTGGACGGAGAATTTCATGTGAAG ATCGCAGACTTTGGTCTGTCCAAGTGGCGGCAGCTGTCTGTGAGTAAAGGCTCCGGGTCCAAGCCCACTGAGATGGAGGGCACCGTGATCTACATGCCCCCCGAGGAGTACGACCCATCCAAGACCCGGCGGGCCGACGTGAAGCATGACATGTACAG CTACGCTATCATCATGTGGGAGGTCCTGTCCAGGCAGATTCCATACGAAG AGGTGACCAACCCCATGCAGATCATGTTTGGCGTGCTGCGCGGGAAGCGACCCGACACCAGCCAAGACAGCCTGGCCGCCGACATCCCCAGTAGAGACACGCTCATCAGCCTGATGACCAGCGGCTGGACCTCCAACCCCGACGAACGGCCCTCCTTCCTCA CGTGCTTGATCGAGCTGGAGCCGATGGTGAGACGGTTCGACGAAATTGACTTCCTGGAGGCTGTGCTGCAGATCAAGAAGTCAAAG CTGAGTCGGAGTTCAGGCTGCTGCTCAGCTCAGCCTCCGATGTGTAAGAAGAGCAACGAGGCCGCGTCTCTGAACGACCTGAAGGAACCCGTCACCCCGTGGCCTTTG GGAGCCTCCCAGGCCTGCTGCTCTGGCTTATACTCCCCCCAGGAAGAAAACGTCTCTCTACCCGGCGCGCTCATCAGCACCAGTCCTGCTTCCTCTGAAC AGAGCCTTCCCTCCTCCTTCATCGCTCCTAACCTGGAGCATCCGCAGTCTCTGAAAGATCCCTGTGAGGTCAGCATTCCCAACGGCTTCCAGAGCGCCAAACCCATGAACGACTTGAACATTCCCGTCACGCCCGCCATGCCCACCATGCCCACCGCAGAGGCTGGCGCAGCCATGCAGAACCTCAGCCTGAAAG TCGAGAACTCTCCGCCCCTGCACCAGTCCCCTCCCTCCCGGGGCCCCGTCGCCCACTGGATCTCCACGCGGCGCGAGGACATCGTCCTCCAGATGACGGAGGCTTGTCTGAACCAGAGCCTGGACGCGCTGCTCGCCCGCTCCATGCTGATGCGCGAGGATTACGAACTGGTGGTCAACCAGGCCACGCGCACCGCCAAGGTCCGCCAGCTGCTCGACAACTGCCACAAGCACGACGAGGACTTCTGCCGGATCGTCGTGCGCAAGCTGGTGGAGAACAACCAGGGAGGGCTGAAGCCGTACCCGCCCGAGATCGGCTCGCCCGTCTCGGCCGCCGTGCCCAGCGCGCCGCCCTTCTCCGCGTCCTACAGCAACTACAGGAACTTTTAG